One window from the genome of Rufibacter tibetensis encodes:
- a CDS encoding GumC family protein, producing the protein MSVKTVNDLDELDHRLGSGEDEDDDGGTSIDFVTLLHVAKRSIPWIILLVLLGIGGSYLYLRYTKKVYESSSTIKLDEQSQAGVLGLQNSGLKVESGIGQLQGEVDLIKSNIVFERLKKTMPLQVSYFVEARVLDAELYKDSPFQVSYDNESFNLYDQKIYVKFTSPSRFDLYVGENGNQSSYTVGNPITVSGSTFSINPVNNFSSSNVGIVYYFIVNSDQRLKGYIDTNLTTAILNPESKTIQIAFKDFNRFKARDIVNNIDTVYLQYKLERSNQASKQTLNFLNEQLKETEDSLRKAENDIERFVRQNMSYDLKANFQEALAQVQELEKEKLELRFQLSLLNTIQTKVQRNEDLGMIASSIQGQENQDPQLAEQLTELSDLQAQQRTRRLTSRGNTLADNSLEERLEIAQNRLRDVINGSKGLVQTKINNIDRNQSELTGKILQAPSKETERARLERIFGLYESFFTQILNRRVEYGIAMAGTTADFQILSPASLPSESAPISPNPFIIYAIGIAGGLFLGVGLIATRYLMHDTVANVRELERNTSVPVLGVVPSYDKQKMPFSKLVVNQNPKSALSESIRSIRTNLEFMSASKKKRIISVTSTISGEGKTFVAVNLGGIIAMSGLKVVILDLDMRKPKVHIALDGDNSKGMSTVLIDKHSLAECLQQTSVPDLDFISAGPTPPNPSELIMGSRFDNVLEELHQMYDVVLIDSPPVGLVTDGVLIMRKADVPLYIVRAGYSKKAFLKGIDKLVRTNHLSNMATILNDVSSMNMYGYGYGYGYGYGYGYGQGYYDEEVKPTVGSKLKSIFK; encoded by the coding sequence ATGAGTGTAAAGACAGTCAATGATCTGGATGAACTGGATCATCGTTTGGGTAGCGGCGAAGATGAGGATGATGACGGCGGAACCAGTATTGATTTCGTTACCCTTTTACATGTTGCAAAAAGGAGCATTCCTTGGATTATATTGCTTGTTCTGTTAGGTATTGGCGGGTCATATCTTTATTTAAGATATACAAAGAAAGTATATGAGTCATCTTCCACTATTAAGCTAGATGAGCAGTCACAGGCAGGAGTTTTAGGTTTACAAAACAGTGGGTTAAAAGTAGAATCTGGCATTGGGCAACTACAAGGAGAGGTTGATCTTATTAAATCTAACATTGTTTTTGAAAGACTTAAGAAGACAATGCCTTTACAGGTGAGTTACTTTGTGGAAGCTAGGGTGTTAGATGCAGAGTTATACAAAGACAGTCCTTTTCAAGTTAGTTATGATAATGAAAGCTTTAACTTATATGACCAAAAGATATATGTAAAGTTTACTTCCCCAAGTCGCTTTGACTTATATGTAGGGGAGAATGGGAACCAATCGTCCTATACAGTGGGAAACCCAATAACTGTTTCGGGAAGTACTTTTTCTATAAATCCAGTAAATAACTTTTCTTCTTCTAATGTAGGGATAGTTTACTACTTCATTGTGAATAGTGACCAACGCCTGAAAGGATACATAGACACTAATTTAACTACTGCAATACTGAATCCAGAATCTAAGACTATACAAATAGCCTTCAAAGATTTTAACCGATTCAAAGCACGTGATATTGTTAATAACATAGATACTGTGTATTTGCAATATAAGCTTGAGCGAAGTAATCAAGCTAGCAAGCAGACGCTAAACTTCTTAAATGAGCAGCTAAAAGAGACGGAAGACAGTCTTAGAAAAGCAGAGAATGACATTGAGCGGTTTGTGAGACAAAATATGTCTTACGACCTCAAAGCAAATTTTCAGGAAGCTTTAGCGCAGGTTCAGGAGTTGGAAAAAGAAAAGCTTGAATTGCGTTTTCAGTTGTCCCTTTTGAATACCATTCAAACAAAGGTCCAACGGAATGAGGATTTAGGGATGATTGCTTCTAGTATTCAGGGACAAGAAAACCAAGATCCTCAATTAGCGGAACAATTAACTGAACTGAGCGATTTGCAGGCTCAACAAAGAACAAGGAGGCTAACAAGTAGGGGGAATACTCTTGCCGATAATTCCTTGGAAGAACGCTTGGAGATTGCGCAAAACAGGTTGAGAGATGTTATTAATGGGAGCAAAGGATTGGTGCAAACCAAAATTAATAACATAGACAGAAATCAGTCAGAATTGACAGGGAAAATCCTGCAGGCTCCTTCTAAGGAAACAGAGCGCGCCAGATTGGAGCGTATCTTCGGTTTGTATGAAAGCTTCTTTACTCAAATTCTGAACAGAAGAGTCGAGTATGGTATAGCCATGGCTGGCACAACCGCTGATTTTCAAATACTATCCCCTGCCAGCCTTCCTAGTGAATCTGCTCCTATCTCGCCAAACCCCTTCATTATCTATGCTATTGGAATAGCGGGTGGTTTGTTTTTAGGGGTAGGCTTGATTGCCACGAGGTACCTAATGCATGATACTGTCGCGAATGTGCGGGAGTTGGAGCGCAATACGTCTGTGCCAGTGCTTGGAGTTGTGCCGTCTTATGATAAGCAGAAAATGCCGTTCTCTAAGCTGGTAGTAAATCAGAACCCAAAATCAGCCTTGAGCGAGTCTATTCGTTCCATTAGGACGAACCTAGAGTTCATGAGTGCCTCAAAGAAAAAACGCATTATCTCCGTTACTTCTACCATCAGCGGCGAGGGGAAAACGTTCGTGGCCGTAAACTTAGGTGGAATCATTGCCATGTCCGGGTTGAAGGTGGTCATTCTAGACTTAGATATGCGTAAGCCCAAAGTGCACATTGCCTTGGATGGAGACAACAGTAAGGGGATGAGTACTGTCTTGATTGACAAACATTCTTTAGCAGAATGCTTACAGCAGACGTCAGTTCCTGATCTGGATTTTATTTCAGCTGGGCCTACACCTCCCAACCCGTCTGAGCTGATCATGGGTAGCCGTTTCGATAATGTTTTAGAGGAACTGCATCAAATGTATGATGTCGTTTTAATAGATAGTCCGCCTGTAGGTTTAGTAACAGATGGGGTCTTGATTATGCGTAAGGCAGATGTTCCCCTTTACATTGTGCGGGCTGGTTATTCTAAAAAAGCTTTCCTGAAGGGGATTGATAAGCTAGTGCGCACCAACCATCTTTCCAACATGGCTACCATCCTGAACGACGTGAGCAGTATGAACATGTACGGCTATGGGTACGGCTATGGGTATGGCTATGGATACGGCTATGGTCAAGGATATTATGATGAAGAAGTAAAGCCCACTGTTGGTAGCAAATTGAAATCTATTTTCAAATAG
- a CDS encoding tyrosine-protein phosphatase, which translates to MHSHLLSGLDDGATTIEDSMELLEALYGMGFKKLCMTPHIMGDFYKNTPASIRAKLKELQEVAASRGIEIELSCAAEYYIDEWFFSKVQNGEELLSFGGDRKFLLIETSYMNEPAHLRQVIFAVQAAGYTPVLAHPERYTYFYNRIDALLSLRETGVLFQVNTNSLTGYYSKQAKEVARQLIQKKAVEFLGTDTHSMKHIKVLERVVAEPLFQEAMKLPLLNSSL; encoded by the coding sequence ATGCATTCGCATCTTCTTTCAGGGTTAGATGATGGTGCTACTACTATTGAAGATTCTATGGAGCTTTTGGAGGCCCTTTATGGAATGGGGTTTAAGAAGCTTTGCATGACTCCCCATATTATGGGAGATTTTTATAAAAACACCCCAGCTTCTATCAGGGCAAAACTGAAGGAACTGCAGGAGGTTGCAGCATCCAGGGGAATAGAGATAGAGCTTTCCTGTGCGGCTGAGTATTACATAGATGAATGGTTCTTTTCTAAAGTTCAGAATGGAGAAGAGCTTTTATCTTTTGGAGGCGACCGTAAATTCCTACTCATTGAAACATCTTATATGAATGAGCCCGCTCATTTACGTCAGGTGATCTTTGCCGTACAGGCGGCTGGCTATACACCGGTATTGGCGCATCCAGAACGTTATACCTACTTTTACAATAGAATTGACGCGTTACTTTCTTTGAGAGAAACAGGAGTATTGTTTCAGGTGAATACCAATTCATTAACTGGCTACTATTCCAAACAAGCAAAGGAAGTTGCTCGTCAACTTATTCAAAAAAAGGCAGTAGAGTTTCTGGGGACAGACACGCACTCTATGAAGCATATCAAAGTTCTGGAAAGGGTAGTGGCTGAGCCTTTGTTCCAGGAAGCAATGAAACTCCCTCTTCTGAACTCCAGCCTTTAA
- a CDS encoding NAD-dependent epimerase/dehydratase family protein: protein MKHVLVTGGSGLLGHFLLERLLQDGYTITALFRKTVSKVTHPRLKWVEGDILDALLVRSLVQQVEEVYHCAGFVSYAPQDAGLLQQINVEGTTNIVDACLEKPGVHLCHVSSIAAISRKKSDKVIKEDVKWDPAVERSVYAFSKHYAEMEVWRGVSEGLKAVIVNPSVILGPGDMDRSSTQLFKYISEERAFYTHGYANFVDVRDVVEAMVRLMNGNHWGQRFIINGHQASYQDFFQKAANLMGKKAPSIKVPDWVAEVVWRIESVRGKLTGTKPLITKETARIAKEEHFYSNEKVKAATGLTFRPLEDTLRWSCEQLVKARS from the coding sequence TTGAAACATGTACTGGTTACCGGTGGCAGCGGCCTTCTAGGTCATTTTCTGTTAGAGCGTTTACTGCAGGATGGCTATACGATTACGGCCCTTTTTAGGAAAACTGTTTCAAAAGTAACCCATCCAAGACTCAAATGGGTAGAAGGTGATATCTTGGATGCCTTGTTGGTAAGATCACTGGTCCAACAAGTAGAGGAAGTATACCATTGTGCAGGCTTTGTGTCTTATGCTCCTCAAGACGCGGGTTTGCTCCAGCAAATAAATGTAGAAGGTACCACCAACATAGTGGATGCGTGTCTTGAAAAACCCGGTGTGCACTTGTGCCATGTAAGTTCTATTGCCGCCATCAGCAGGAAAAAGAGTGACAAGGTCATCAAGGAAGATGTCAAGTGGGACCCGGCGGTTGAGCGGTCAGTGTACGCGTTTTCTAAACATTATGCTGAGATGGAGGTGTGGAGAGGAGTCTCTGAAGGCCTGAAAGCTGTGATCGTGAACCCATCGGTTATTCTGGGCCCGGGAGATATGGACCGGAGCAGCACTCAGTTGTTCAAATATATTTCTGAGGAGCGCGCCTTCTATACTCACGGGTATGCTAACTTCGTAGATGTGCGGGATGTGGTGGAAGCGATGGTTAGATTAATGAACGGAAACCATTGGGGACAACGTTTTATCATTAATGGTCACCAAGCCTCATATCAGGATTTCTTCCAAAAGGCAGCAAATCTTATGGGGAAAAAAGCACCCAGTATTAAGGTGCCTGACTGGGTAGCGGAGGTAGTCTGGCGGATTGAAAGTGTGAGAGGAAAGTTGACAGGTACCAAACCACTCATCACTAAAGAAACTGCCCGAATAGCCAAAGAAGAGCACTTTTATTCCAATGAGAAAGTGAAGGCGGCAACTGGTTTAACCTTTCGTCCGTTGGAAGATACCCTGCGTTGGAGTTGTGAGCAACTTGTAAAGGCAAGAAGCTGA
- a CDS encoding tetratricopeptide repeat protein, with protein MNDNFEDFSSEDLDLVKRFETMLEANHTVFFDLSDYESIIDYYANNFNYSQALKACDVGITQYPYSTELLIDKAQILAMLGAFDEALHLVEEVAQMEPGNEDIPLTKGIIFNQKGDFALAIDCFKQAVEQSEVKDDIYFNIGLSYQSWGKFKAAMKYYKKSLRLNMENELALQELLYCLEITGEGEEVISFFQEFVDEDPYSAMAWFNLGLAQSRLGNYEKAVGAYEYATLIQPDLAPAFVNLANNYVYLGEFTKAIESFQAALEHTEPNADILCNIGECYEKLSQWDLSHKYYQKAIDLSPEMDEAWFGIGVILDLQGKWMEAVHHYRKAIACYADNADYWLALAAAEYNLGNIISSVEAYEQASTLAPENKDIWLNWSIILYEQGNFEGAIDLLLNALELQPDEAELQYRLCAYSLAAGKYKQAYNYLENALILDFDKHKLLFDFFPELESQRALSRLIDQYRK; from the coding sequence ATGAACGATAATTTTGAAGATTTCTCCAGCGAAGACTTAGACCTTGTAAAAAGGTTTGAAACCATGCTGGAAGCCAATCATACTGTCTTTTTTGATCTCTCAGACTATGAGAGTATCATAGACTACTACGCCAATAATTTTAACTACAGCCAGGCTTTAAAGGCTTGTGATGTAGGTATAACCCAATACCCTTATTCTACTGAACTATTAATTGACAAGGCGCAGATCTTAGCTATGCTGGGAGCCTTTGATGAGGCACTGCACCTGGTGGAAGAAGTAGCACAGATGGAACCGGGCAACGAAGACATTCCCCTTACCAAAGGCATTATCTTCAACCAAAAAGGAGACTTTGCACTAGCCATTGATTGCTTCAAGCAGGCGGTGGAACAGTCAGAGGTGAAGGATGATATATACTTCAACATTGGTCTGTCTTACCAGAGTTGGGGCAAGTTCAAGGCAGCCATGAAGTACTACAAGAAGAGCCTCCGCCTTAACATGGAGAATGAGCTGGCCCTGCAGGAACTGCTTTATTGTCTGGAGATTACGGGCGAAGGAGAGGAAGTTATTTCCTTCTTTCAGGAGTTCGTGGATGAAGACCCATATTCTGCCATGGCCTGGTTTAACCTGGGGTTGGCGCAAAGCCGATTAGGAAATTATGAAAAAGCGGTGGGAGCGTATGAATATGCCACCCTTATTCAGCCTGATTTAGCTCCTGCTTTTGTAAACCTTGCTAATAACTATGTCTATTTAGGTGAATTCACCAAAGCCATTGAGTCTTTTCAGGCAGCTTTGGAGCATACAGAGCCAAACGCAGACATCCTGTGTAACATAGGGGAGTGCTATGAAAAGCTGTCTCAATGGGATCTATCGCACAAGTACTATCAAAAGGCCATTGACCTTTCCCCTGAGATGGACGAGGCCTGGTTCGGGATTGGGGTAATTCTTGACTTGCAGGGGAAATGGATGGAGGCGGTGCACCATTACCGCAAAGCCATTGCCTGTTACGCCGATAATGCGGATTACTGGTTAGCCTTGGCTGCTGCCGAATACAACTTAGGGAACATCATCTCCAGTGTAGAGGCCTATGAGCAAGCCAGTACCCTTGCGCCTGAGAACAAGGATATCTGGCTTAACTGGTCCATCATTCTCTATGAGCAGGGTAATTTTGAGGGAGCTATTGACTTACTTCTGAATGCGTTAGAGCTTCAGCCCGACGAGGCAGAACTTCAGTATCGGCTTTGCGCCTACAGCTTGGCAGCAGGAAAGTATAAGCAAGCATACAATTATTTAGAAAATGCGTTAATTTTGGACTTCGATAAGCACAAGCTGCTCTTCGATTTCTTTCCAGAACTGGAGTCTCAGCGGGCATTGTCTCGCCTGATAGACCAGTATCGTAAATAA
- a CDS encoding phosphosulfolactate synthase, whose product MNYELSHLPQRTPKPRESGFTMAMDKGLSLRETENFVEVAGEYVDIVKLGWATSFVTPNLDKKIDIYRAAGIPVYLGGTLFEAFIVRGQFEDYRRLLDKYGLTFAEISDGSIDMDHSLKCEYIRTLAQQVTVLSEVGSKDDTKIIPPYKWISLMQAELDAGAWKVIGESREAGNVGLFRSTGEVRSGLVEEILTKIPSERIIWEAPQKAQQVFFIKLLGANVNLGNIAPNEIVPLETIRLGLRGDTFTHFLDKNLLDKLV is encoded by the coding sequence ATGAACTACGAACTTTCCCACCTCCCCCAACGCACTCCTAAACCCAGAGAGAGCGGTTTCACCATGGCCATGGACAAAGGCCTAAGCTTAAGAGAAACTGAGAATTTTGTAGAGGTAGCTGGAGAGTACGTTGACATTGTGAAGTTAGGCTGGGCTACTTCGTTTGTCACCCCCAACTTAGACAAGAAGATAGATATCTACCGGGCCGCCGGAATTCCTGTTTACCTGGGAGGGACTTTGTTTGAAGCTTTTATTGTAAGAGGGCAGTTCGAGGATTACCGTCGGTTACTGGACAAGTACGGCTTGACCTTCGCCGAGATTTCTGATGGTTCCATTGACATGGACCATAGCCTAAAATGCGAATATATCCGAACGCTGGCTCAGCAGGTAACCGTATTATCAGAAGTAGGGTCAAAAGATGACACCAAGATCATTCCTCCTTACAAATGGATCAGCCTCATGCAGGCCGAGTTAGATGCCGGTGCCTGGAAAGTGATTGGTGAGTCTAGAGAAGCCGGTAACGTAGGGCTTTTCCGGTCTACCGGAGAAGTGAGAAGTGGCTTAGTAGAAGAAATCCTGACCAAAATTCCTTCTGAGAGAATCATCTGGGAAGCTCCCCAGAAAGCCCAGCAAGTTTTCTTTATCAAATTATTAGGTGCCAATGTGAACTTAGGAAATATTGCGCCTAATGAGATTGTGCCTTTAGAAACGATCAGATTAGGGCTACGGGGCGATACCTTCACGCACTTCCTTGACAAAAACTTATTAGACAAACTAGTCTAA
- a CDS encoding DedA family protein, translating to MELLRQFIDLFLHLDQHLSQIISDYGTWTYAILFLIIFVETGVVVMPFLPGDSLLFAAGAFAATGVLNVWILLALLFVAAFLGDTLNYLIGDYFGPKVFRRDYRFLKKEYLLKTQAFYDKHGGKTIIFARFIPIIRTFAPFVAGVGTMKYSKFLSYNIIGGFLWVVGFVAAGFIFGNIPLVKKNFTLVIFGIILISVIPPIYELVKQKMSPKQQ from the coding sequence ATGGAGTTACTCCGCCAGTTCATCGATCTATTTCTGCACCTAGACCAACACCTGAGCCAGATCATCTCTGACTATGGCACCTGGACCTACGCCATCCTGTTCCTCATCATCTTTGTGGAGACAGGCGTGGTAGTAATGCCTTTTTTGCCTGGTGACTCCCTGCTGTTTGCTGCCGGGGCTTTTGCAGCTACCGGAGTTTTGAATGTTTGGATACTGCTGGCATTGCTCTTTGTGGCCGCTTTCCTGGGAGATACCTTAAACTACCTCATTGGAGACTATTTTGGGCCCAAGGTTTTCCGGCGAGACTATCGGTTCCTGAAGAAAGAGTATCTGCTCAAAACACAGGCTTTCTATGACAAGCATGGAGGCAAGACCATCATCTTTGCACGGTTTATTCCCATCATCCGGACGTTTGCGCCTTTTGTGGCTGGGGTAGGAACCATGAAGTACAGCAAGTTCCTTTCTTATAACATCATCGGTGGCTTTCTGTGGGTAGTAGGTTTTGTAGCTGCAGGCTTCATCTTCGGGAACATTCCTTTAGTGAAGAAAAACTTCACCTTAGTAATTTTCGGGATTATCTTGATCTCCGTCATTCCACCAATCTATGAATTGGTAAAACAGAAAATGAGCCCCAAGCAGCAGTAA
- a CDS encoding shikimate dehydrogenase family protein, which yields MMNEYGLIGYKLTHSFSQKYFTEKFETEGIKDSIYHLFELDSISEFPSLLQRHPNLKGLNVTIPYKEAILPYLDELDPAAARIGAINVVKFENGRFIGHNSDYQGFMQSLQNFFHCHPLSQALVLGTGGAAKAVMAALEYMNISYKVVSREKKPGMLTYQELTPSVMSSVSLIINASPVGTFPNHDQAPAIPFDLLSSHHYLYDLVYNPAETLFLKRGKEVGAKTINGYEMLCLQAEVAWQIWNS from the coding sequence ATGATGAATGAATACGGCCTGATTGGATACAAGCTCACTCACTCTTTTTCTCAAAAGTACTTTACTGAAAAGTTTGAAACAGAGGGAATAAAGGACAGTATCTACCATCTTTTTGAGTTAGATAGCATTTCTGAGTTCCCAAGCCTTTTACAACGCCATCCTAATTTAAAGGGGCTTAACGTTACCATCCCCTACAAAGAGGCCATTCTTCCCTACTTAGATGAGTTGGATCCGGCTGCGGCCCGCATTGGAGCGATCAATGTGGTCAAATTTGAGAATGGCCGTTTTATTGGCCACAATTCAGATTATCAGGGGTTCATGCAGTCCCTGCAGAACTTCTTTCATTGTCACCCCCTTTCACAGGCTTTGGTGCTGGGAACGGGTGGGGCGGCCAAAGCAGTGATGGCAGCACTGGAGTACATGAACATTTCTTATAAAGTAGTTTCCCGGGAGAAGAAGCCCGGTATGCTGACATATCAGGAACTCACGCCCAGTGTCATGTCTTCGGTGTCCCTGATCATCAATGCCTCTCCGGTAGGTACTTTCCCCAACCACGACCAGGCACCGGCCATTCCTTTTGACCTGTTGTCTTCTCACCATTATCTGTATGATCTGGTGTACAACCCTGCCGAAACGCTTTTCCTGAAGCGCGGCAAAGAGGTGGGCGCCAAAACCATCAATGGATACGAGATGCTGTGCCTGCAGGCCGAAGTTGCCTGGCAAATCTGGAACAGCTAA
- a CDS encoding RNA polymerase sigma factor: MKIFKPKDPTEADLIKRAVDGKRDAQQILYQRYAGKLLAVSKRYARTDFEAEDILQDSFVKVFLYLKNFKGDCPLEFWIKRIVINTALKHQRANRHLMVTDQDEEWDEASDHDSIDSQFAYEELLQLVRELPPRYQAVFNLYAIEGFSHKEIGEMLEITESTSKSQYSRARASLRQALLRLKKQYHERVTG, encoded by the coding sequence TTGAAGATTTTCAAGCCCAAAGATCCTACCGAGGCAGACCTGATAAAGCGGGCTGTAGACGGCAAGCGCGATGCCCAACAGATACTGTACCAACGGTACGCAGGCAAACTGCTGGCCGTGAGTAAGCGGTATGCCCGCACAGATTTTGAGGCCGAGGATATTTTGCAGGACTCTTTTGTGAAGGTGTTCCTGTACCTCAAAAACTTCAAGGGAGACTGTCCGCTGGAGTTCTGGATTAAACGCATTGTCATCAATACCGCCCTGAAACACCAACGCGCCAACCGTCACCTAATGGTCACCGACCAAGATGAAGAATGGGATGAAGCGTCAGACCACGACAGCATTGACAGCCAGTTTGCCTACGAAGAGTTGTTGCAACTGGTGCGGGAGTTACCACCCCGGTACCAGGCCGTGTTCAACCTCTATGCCATTGAAGGCTTTTCACACAAAGAAATAGGAGAGATGCTTGAAATCACCGAGAGTACCTCTAAATCACAATACTCCCGCGCCCGCGCCAGCTTACGGCAGGCGTTGTTGCGGTTAAAAAAGCAATACCATGAAAGAGTCACCGGCTGA
- a CDS encoding outer membrane beta-barrel protein — protein sequence MKESPAEHEQGQSVEDVFRNGFAGAESAPPSRIWENIDRELENHELHRYKKQVMWYRSLAAAFLLLLLSGGIILWKQSPHSGGGQLSQVTSQQKSQSIDAPAESDQLEESKSLAPHSRREEIANTAATGKEKLAAVSEAISAKQPQNRNHQSFPTSQGRGTALTKIESSAKEVAPSQSIDELQKQQEVIAGIQPERNSNPVPEEKTPTSSLFKINLSDKSFSKTLANSLSSSMEMPVGMDSLPSTSKRTILAPKEAEVTTLAQTPPAGKGPEKENADMSKWSVTMAYTPQYSYAPVKLGNNSSMGNAASLNQPPVYQQYQEAVDEYNNSYSPTYSYSTMVGASYKINEKWQLESGVLYTQNEATTTQSYIVYGGSNRSAFYSPGNMSNTYSDANKSTPLVTNALGREGLNQPIYVTRTNQYNTKYKYQQIGLPVRIGYRMNLKKLFALISGGVNMNLLVKNSIAPETSQVETVRFGLNDKESPFRNIQWAASTSIGVGYDVTEKMSILVAPEFTYSLTPMVREEQQQANTYQLGLSIGGRWRLTK from the coding sequence ATGAAAGAGTCACCGGCTGAACACGAACAAGGCCAGTCTGTGGAAGATGTCTTCCGGAATGGCTTTGCTGGAGCTGAAAGCGCACCTCCCTCCAGAATTTGGGAGAATATAGATAGAGAATTAGAGAACCATGAGTTGCACCGGTACAAAAAGCAGGTGATGTGGTACCGTTCCCTTGCGGCTGCTTTCCTGCTGCTTTTGCTCTCTGGAGGAATTATCCTATGGAAACAAAGCCCTCATTCAGGGGGAGGTCAACTAAGCCAGGTAACCAGCCAGCAAAAGAGCCAAAGCATTGATGCTCCTGCAGAATCTGATCAGTTAGAAGAAAGTAAATCCCTTGCACCACATAGCAGAAGAGAAGAAATAGCAAATACGGCAGCAACAGGTAAGGAGAAGTTAGCAGCTGTTTCAGAAGCCATTTCTGCAAAACAGCCTCAAAACAGAAATCATCAATCGTTTCCTACCTCGCAGGGAAGAGGCACAGCTTTGACTAAAATTGAAAGCTCTGCTAAGGAAGTAGCTCCGTCGCAAAGCATTGATGAGTTACAGAAGCAGCAAGAAGTAATCGCCGGAATACAACCTGAGCGGAATAGTAATCCTGTTCCGGAAGAGAAGACACCCACTTCCTCACTTTTTAAGATAAATCTAAGTGATAAGTCTTTTTCTAAAACGTTGGCTAACAGTTTGTCATCTTCTATGGAAATGCCAGTCGGGATGGATTCACTTCCCTCAACTTCTAAAAGAACCATTTTGGCCCCAAAAGAAGCAGAGGTAACTACTTTGGCGCAGACTCCTCCGGCAGGCAAGGGCCCTGAGAAGGAAAACGCTGACATGTCAAAATGGAGTGTGACCATGGCCTATACTCCACAGTATTCTTATGCCCCGGTAAAGCTTGGGAATAACTCTTCTATGGGAAATGCCGCTTCTTTGAACCAACCACCGGTGTACCAGCAGTACCAGGAGGCGGTAGATGAATACAATAACAGTTATTCTCCCACTTACTCCTATTCTACTATGGTTGGAGCTAGCTATAAAATCAATGAGAAATGGCAGCTGGAAAGTGGGGTGCTTTATACCCAGAATGAGGCTACTACCACCCAGTCATATATTGTGTATGGAGGAAGTAACAGATCTGCCTTTTATTCTCCCGGTAATATGAGCAATACTTATTCAGACGCGAATAAAAGCACGCCTCTGGTAACAAACGCTCTGGGGCGTGAGGGTTTAAACCAGCCCATTTATGTGACAAGAACAAACCAATACAACACTAAATACAAGTACCAGCAGATAGGCCTTCCGGTGCGGATAGGTTATCGGATGAACCTCAAAAAGTTGTTTGCGCTCATTTCAGGTGGCGTGAACATGAACCTTCTGGTAAAGAATTCCATTGCCCCGGAAACAAGCCAGGTAGAAACGGTAAGGTTTGGATTGAATGATAAAGAGTCGCCTTTTAGAAATATACAATGGGCCGCTTCTACTTCTATTGGGGTAGGATATGATGTAACTGAGAAAATGAGTATTTTAGTGGCGCCAGAATTTACGTATTCTCTCACTCCTATGGTGCGGGAGGAGCAACAACAGGCAAATACTTACCAGCTTGGATTGAGTATTGGCGGCAGATGGCGCCTCACTAAATAA